From Caloenas nicobarica isolate bCalNic1 chromosome 18, bCalNic1.hap1, whole genome shotgun sequence, a single genomic window includes:
- the HID1 gene encoding protein HID1 isoform X1, whose translation MGSADSKLNFRKAVIQLTTKTQPVEATDDAFWDQFWADTATSVQDVFALVPAAEIRAVREESPSNLATLCYKAVEKLVQGAESGCHTEKERQIVLNCCRLLTRILPYIFEDPDWRGFFWSTVPGAGRGGGDEDDENARPLAESLLLAVADLLFCPDFTVQSHRRSTVDTAEDIHSIDSCEYIWEAGVGFAHSPQPNYIHDLNRTELLKLLLTCFSEAMYLPPSSDSSNANPWVQFFCSTENRHALPLFTSLLNVVCAYDPVGYGIPYNHLLFSDYREPLVEEAAQVLIVTLDYDSSTSSSPSVDGTTTGTAMDDVDPPGPDNLFVNYLSRIHREEDFQFILKGVARLLSNPLVQTYLPNSAKKIQFHQELLVLFWKLCDFNKKFLFFVLKSSDVLDILVPILYFLNDARADQSRVGLMHIGVFILLLLSGERNFGVRLNKPYSVRVPMDIPVFTGTHADLLIIVFHKIITSGHQRLQPLFDCLLTIVVNVSPYLKSLSMVAANKLLHLLEAFSTTWFLFSAVQNHHLVFFLLEVFNNIIQYQFDGNSNLVYAVIRKRNVFHQLANLPTDSQSIQKGLQRKKKTPEPISRTNSQDGVSMEGSRPAAPAEPGTLKTSLVATPGIDKLTEKSQVSEDGTMRSLEPESSQPSLEGNPPSAVSDGEPWSREASHPRRDRRRLSSASSSGQWTPTPDWVMSWKSKLPLQTIMRLLQVLVPQVEKICIDKGLTDESEILKFLQHGTLVGLLPVPHPILIRKYQANSGTAMWFRTYMWGVIYLRNVDPPIWYDTDVKLFEIQRV comes from the exons ATGGGCAGCGCCGACTCGAAGCTCAACTTCAGGAAGGCGGTGATCCAGCtcaccaccaagacccag cctgtggaggcAACAGATGATGCTTTTTGGGACCAGTTCTGGGCAGACACAGCCACCTCAGTGCAGGATGTCTTTGCCCTTGTACCAGCTGCAGAGATCCGAGCAGTGAGAGAAGAATCGCCTTCAAACTTGGCAACTTTGTGTTATAAG gCTGTGGAGAAGCTggtgcagggagcagagagcGGCTGCCACACAGAGAAGGAGAGGCAAATCGTCTTGAACTGCTGTCGGCTCCTCACCCGTATCCTGCCTTACATCTTCGAGGACCCAGACTGGAGAGGTTTCTTCTGGTCAACTGTCCCTGGGGCCGGCCGAGGAGGG GgagatgaagatgatgaaaatgCCCGGCCACTGGCTGAGTCGTTGCTCCTGGCAGTCGCTGATCTGCTCTTCTGTCCCGATTTCACTGTGCAGAGCCACCGGAGGAGCACGGTG GACACAGCAGAAGATATCCACTCCATTGACAGCTGTGAGTACATCTGGGAGGCAGGAGTGGGCTTTGCTCACTCTCCACAGCCAAACTACATCCATGACTTGAATAG GACAGAGCTGCTTAagctgctgctgacctgttTTTCTGAGGCCATGTATCTGCCTCCCTCCTCGGACAGCAGCAACGCCAACCCCTGGGTGCAGTTCTTCTGCTCTACGGAGAACAG acaTGCACTCCCACTCTTCACCTCACTCCTGAACGTTGTCTGTGCCTACGACCCAGTGGGTTATGGGATTCCTTACAACCACCTGCTTTTCTCCGATTACCGTGAGCCCTTGGTGGAGGAGGCCGCCCAGGTGCTGATTGTCACTTTGGACTATGACAGCTCCACCAGTTCAAGTCCCTCTGTGGATGGCACAACCACTGGCACGGCCATGGATGATGTGGAT CCTCCTGGACCAGACAATCTGTTTGTGAATTACCTGTCAAGAATACACCGAGAGGAG GACTTCCAGTTCATCCTGAAAGGAGTGGCCCGCTTGTTATCCAACCCGCTGGTCCAGACCTACCTGCCAAACTCTGCCAAGAAGATCCAATTCCATCAGGAACTCCTCGTCCTCTTCTGGAAACTCTGTGACTTCAACAAG AAATTCCTCTTCTTTGTGCTGAAGAGCAGTGATGTTCTGGACATCCTTGTCCCAATCTTGTATTTTCTCAATGATGCCAGAGCAGACCAGT cgCGAGTGGGCTTGATGCACATTGGGGTTTTTATCCTCCTGCTTCTCAGTGGGGAGCGTAACTTTGGGGTTCGACTGAACAAGCCGTATTCTGTACGAGTGCCTATGGACATTCCTGTGTTCACAGGGACACATGCAGATCTGCTCATCATA GTCTTTCACAAGATCATAACCAGCGGGCATCAGCGGCTGCAGCCTCTCTTTGACTGCCTACTCACCATTGTTGTGAACG TGTCTCCGTACCTGAAGTCTCTCTCCATGGTGGCTGCTAACAAGTTACTGCATCTCCTGGAGGCTTTTTCCACCACCTGGTTCCTGTTCTCTGCTGTCCAGAACCACCATCTCGTTTTCTTCTTGCTGGAAGTTTTCAACAACATCATTCAGTACCAGTTTGATG GGAACTCCAATTTGGTCTATGCTGTTATCCGCAAGCGGAATGTGTTTCACCAGCTGGCCAACTTACCCACGGACTCGCAGTCCATCCAGAAGGGTCTGCAGCGCAAGAAGAAAACTCCTGAGCCTATTTCTCGCACCAACTCCCAGGACGGGGTCTCCATGGAAGGGTCACgtcctgctgcccctgctgaACCAGGGACGCTGAAGACAAGTTTGGTGGCTACTCCAG GCATTGACAAACTCACAGAGAAGTCACAGGTGTCGGAGGATGGGACCATGCGTTCGCTGGAGCCCGAGTCTTCACAGCCTTCACTAGAGGGTAACCCCCCCTCGGCTGTGAGCGACGGGGAGCCCTGGAGCAGG GAGGCATCACATCCCCGTCGGGATCGAAGGCGTCTCTCTAGTGCATCCTCCAGTGGACAGTGGACCCCAACTCCTGACTGG GTGATGTCTTGGAAGTCAAAGCTTCCCCTGCAGACAATCATGCGACTCTTACAGGTGCTGGTTCCTCAGGTGGAGAAGATCTGCATTGACAA GGGTCTCACTGATGAATCGGAGATCCTCAAGTTCTTGCAGCACGGCACACTGGTGGggctgctccctgtccctcaCCCCATCCTCATCCGCAAGTACCAGGCGAACTCGGGCACTGCCATGTGGTTCCGGACCTACATGTGGGGAGTTATTTATTTGAG GAATGTGGATCCCCCGATCTGGTATGACACAGACGTGAAGCTGTTTGAAATTCAACGGGTCTAA
- the HID1 gene encoding protein HID1 isoform X2 yields the protein MGSADSKLNFRKAVIQLTTKTQAVEKLVQGAESGCHTEKERQIVLNCCRLLTRILPYIFEDPDWRGFFWSTVPGAGRGGGDEDDENARPLAESLLLAVADLLFCPDFTVQSHRRSTVDTAEDIHSIDSCEYIWEAGVGFAHSPQPNYIHDLNRTELLKLLLTCFSEAMYLPPSSDSSNANPWVQFFCSTENRHALPLFTSLLNVVCAYDPVGYGIPYNHLLFSDYREPLVEEAAQVLIVTLDYDSSTSSSPSVDGTTTGTAMDDVDPPGPDNLFVNYLSRIHREEDFQFILKGVARLLSNPLVQTYLPNSAKKIQFHQELLVLFWKLCDFNKKFLFFVLKSSDVLDILVPILYFLNDARADQSRVGLMHIGVFILLLLSGERNFGVRLNKPYSVRVPMDIPVFTGTHADLLIIVFHKIITSGHQRLQPLFDCLLTIVVNVSPYLKSLSMVAANKLLHLLEAFSTTWFLFSAVQNHHLVFFLLEVFNNIIQYQFDGNSNLVYAVIRKRNVFHQLANLPTDSQSIQKGLQRKKKTPEPISRTNSQDGVSMEGSRPAAPAEPGTLKTSLVATPGIDKLTEKSQVSEDGTMRSLEPESSQPSLEGNPPSAVSDGEPWSREASHPRRDRRRLSSASSSGQWTPTPDWVMSWKSKLPLQTIMRLLQVLVPQVEKICIDKGLTDESEILKFLQHGTLVGLLPVPHPILIRKYQANSGTAMWFRTYMWGVIYLRNVDPPIWYDTDVKLFEIQRV from the exons ATGGGCAGCGCCGACTCGAAGCTCAACTTCAGGAAGGCGGTGATCCAGCtcaccaccaagacccag gCTGTGGAGAAGCTggtgcagggagcagagagcGGCTGCCACACAGAGAAGGAGAGGCAAATCGTCTTGAACTGCTGTCGGCTCCTCACCCGTATCCTGCCTTACATCTTCGAGGACCCAGACTGGAGAGGTTTCTTCTGGTCAACTGTCCCTGGGGCCGGCCGAGGAGGG GgagatgaagatgatgaaaatgCCCGGCCACTGGCTGAGTCGTTGCTCCTGGCAGTCGCTGATCTGCTCTTCTGTCCCGATTTCACTGTGCAGAGCCACCGGAGGAGCACGGTG GACACAGCAGAAGATATCCACTCCATTGACAGCTGTGAGTACATCTGGGAGGCAGGAGTGGGCTTTGCTCACTCTCCACAGCCAAACTACATCCATGACTTGAATAG GACAGAGCTGCTTAagctgctgctgacctgttTTTCTGAGGCCATGTATCTGCCTCCCTCCTCGGACAGCAGCAACGCCAACCCCTGGGTGCAGTTCTTCTGCTCTACGGAGAACAG acaTGCACTCCCACTCTTCACCTCACTCCTGAACGTTGTCTGTGCCTACGACCCAGTGGGTTATGGGATTCCTTACAACCACCTGCTTTTCTCCGATTACCGTGAGCCCTTGGTGGAGGAGGCCGCCCAGGTGCTGATTGTCACTTTGGACTATGACAGCTCCACCAGTTCAAGTCCCTCTGTGGATGGCACAACCACTGGCACGGCCATGGATGATGTGGAT CCTCCTGGACCAGACAATCTGTTTGTGAATTACCTGTCAAGAATACACCGAGAGGAG GACTTCCAGTTCATCCTGAAAGGAGTGGCCCGCTTGTTATCCAACCCGCTGGTCCAGACCTACCTGCCAAACTCTGCCAAGAAGATCCAATTCCATCAGGAACTCCTCGTCCTCTTCTGGAAACTCTGTGACTTCAACAAG AAATTCCTCTTCTTTGTGCTGAAGAGCAGTGATGTTCTGGACATCCTTGTCCCAATCTTGTATTTTCTCAATGATGCCAGAGCAGACCAGT cgCGAGTGGGCTTGATGCACATTGGGGTTTTTATCCTCCTGCTTCTCAGTGGGGAGCGTAACTTTGGGGTTCGACTGAACAAGCCGTATTCTGTACGAGTGCCTATGGACATTCCTGTGTTCACAGGGACACATGCAGATCTGCTCATCATA GTCTTTCACAAGATCATAACCAGCGGGCATCAGCGGCTGCAGCCTCTCTTTGACTGCCTACTCACCATTGTTGTGAACG TGTCTCCGTACCTGAAGTCTCTCTCCATGGTGGCTGCTAACAAGTTACTGCATCTCCTGGAGGCTTTTTCCACCACCTGGTTCCTGTTCTCTGCTGTCCAGAACCACCATCTCGTTTTCTTCTTGCTGGAAGTTTTCAACAACATCATTCAGTACCAGTTTGATG GGAACTCCAATTTGGTCTATGCTGTTATCCGCAAGCGGAATGTGTTTCACCAGCTGGCCAACTTACCCACGGACTCGCAGTCCATCCAGAAGGGTCTGCAGCGCAAGAAGAAAACTCCTGAGCCTATTTCTCGCACCAACTCCCAGGACGGGGTCTCCATGGAAGGGTCACgtcctgctgcccctgctgaACCAGGGACGCTGAAGACAAGTTTGGTGGCTACTCCAG GCATTGACAAACTCACAGAGAAGTCACAGGTGTCGGAGGATGGGACCATGCGTTCGCTGGAGCCCGAGTCTTCACAGCCTTCACTAGAGGGTAACCCCCCCTCGGCTGTGAGCGACGGGGAGCCCTGGAGCAGG GAGGCATCACATCCCCGTCGGGATCGAAGGCGTCTCTCTAGTGCATCCTCCAGTGGACAGTGGACCCCAACTCCTGACTGG GTGATGTCTTGGAAGTCAAAGCTTCCCCTGCAGACAATCATGCGACTCTTACAGGTGCTGGTTCCTCAGGTGGAGAAGATCTGCATTGACAA GGGTCTCACTGATGAATCGGAGATCCTCAAGTTCTTGCAGCACGGCACACTGGTGGggctgctccctgtccctcaCCCCATCCTCATCCGCAAGTACCAGGCGAACTCGGGCACTGCCATGTGGTTCCGGACCTACATGTGGGGAGTTATTTATTTGAG GAATGTGGATCCCCCGATCTGGTATGACACAGACGTGAAGCTGTTTGAAATTCAACGGGTCTAA
- the OTOP3 gene encoding proton channel OTOP3, whose protein sequence is MSGDKAPRQKPCHHCKRRSASAPPGISMIHYEKSWLYRHCSSVQQGDRQAQKAGQLLSGLLAMNVVFLGSAFISSMIFNHEAITLADVWILLSILKVLCVCWIIYYLLGTRRQLHAVVYRDSHAGPIWIRGSVLLFGSLSILLNVFQISYSTILIECKSGVDIVFPSIEIIFICAQAFFLWHHSKDCIQVQHNLTRCGLMLTIATNLLLWLSAVTNDTIHMEIESQLREVEQRFTGNQTSSCTCPNKTICKVFQKGYILLYPFNTEFCLVCCSMLYVIWKNVGRRLSHPHIPHVKPNFRLQGVVFGPLLGAASVIIGICVFMIYQIQATGSVPNVQAFVMYYSYYIVLLPVMSMGAVIGTVIHALEKKELDTLKNPTRSLDVVLLMGAALGQIGMCYFSIVAIVATNARDLLNSLILSYSVLLIFQNITQNVFIIDGLHRQPVIAAAEARSTGCTGQRGSTSELPEEAETTTSSRREQTQTSPDKVEEVKEERPHEGHSQRRVSVLELGQEIRKVSLSYIHNYSHLSWKRRVLREISFFLVLCNIILWVMPTFGGHPVFENGLEKSFYGYSTWFAIVNFGLPLSVFYRMHSVGGLVEIYVTA, encoded by the exons ATGTCGGGCGACAAAGCCCCAAGACAGAAGCCCTGCCACCACTGCAAGCGCAGGTCGGCGTCGGCCCCACCAGGCATCTCCATGATCCACTACGAGAAGTCCTGGCTCTACCGTCACTGCTCCTCAGTGCAGCAGGGGGACAGGCAGGCTCAGAAAGCCGGGCAGCTCTTGTCCGGGCTGCTGGCCATGAACGTGGTGTTTCTGGGCAGTGCCTTCATCAGCAGCATGATCTTCAACCACGAGGCCATCACACTGGCGGACGTCTGGATCCTGCTCTCCATCCTCAAGGTCTTATGCGTGTGCTGGATCATCTACTACCTGCTGGGCACCCGCCGGCAGCTGCACGCCGTGGTGTACCGGGATTCCCATGCTGGGCCCATCTGGATTCGGG GGTCAGTGCTGCTGTTCGGCAGTTTGAGCATCCTCCTGAATGTGTTTCAGATCAGCTACAGCACGATTCTCATCGAGTGCAAATCTGGAGTGGATATTGTGTTTCCCAGTATTgaaatcatttttatttgtgcCCAG gctttttttctgtggcaTCACTCAAAGGACTGCATTCAAGTCCAGCACAACTTGACCAG gtgtGGGCTGATGCTCACCATAGCCACCAACCTCCTGCTCTGGCTCTCAGCCGTCACCAACGACACCATCCACATGGAGATCGAGTCTCAGCTGCGCGAGGTGGAGCAGCGATTCACAG GGAACCAGACTAGTTCATGCACATGCCCAAACAAAACCATCTGCAAAGTCTTCCAGAAGGGCTACATCCTGCTCTACCCCTTCAACACCGAGTTCTGCCTCGTCTGCTGCTCCATGCTCTACGTCATATGGAAGAACGTGGGGAGACGCCTCAGCCACCCCCACATCCCTCACGTCAAGCCCAATTTCAGGCTCCAGGGGGTGGTCTTTGGGCCACTGCTGGGCGCCGCTTCTGTCATCATCGGGATCTGCGTCTTCATGATCTACCAGATCCAGGCCACCGGCTCAGTCCCCAACGTCCAGGCCTTTGTGATGTATTATTCCTACTATATTGTGCTCCTGCCTGTGATGAGCATGGGTGCAGTGATTGGGACGGTCATCCACgccttggaaaaaaaggagctggacaCACTGAAGAACCCAACCCGCAGCCTGGATGTGGTCCTGTTGATGGGAGCAGCCCTCGGCCAAATCGGCATGTGCTACTTCTCCATCGTTGCCATTGTGGCCACTAATGCCAGGGACCTGTTGAACAGTCTCATCCTGTCCTATTCTGTCCTCCTCATCTTTCAGAACATCACCCAAAACGTGTTCATCATTGACGGGCTTCACCGGCAGCCTGTCATAGCAGCAGCCGAGGCCAGAAGCACAGGATGCACTGGGCAGCGTGGATCGACTTCAGAGCTACCTGAAGAAGCAGAAACCACAACAAGCAGCAGACGGGAACAGACACAGACCTCTCCCGACAAAGTGGAGGAAGTTAAAGAAGAGCGGCCTCATGAAGGCCACAGCCAGAGACGCGTGAGtgtgctggagctgggacaggagATCCGGAAAGTTTCGCTGTCCTATATCCATAACTACTCTcacctgagttggaagagaagAGTATTAAGAGAGATCTCattcttcttggttttgtgcAACATCATA CTCTGGGTCATGCCCACCTTTGGGGGTCACCCCGTCTTCGAGAACGGACTGGAAAAGTCGTTTTACGGCTACTCCACCTGGTTTGCCATTGTGAACTTTGGCCTCCCGCTGAGCGTGTTCTACCGAATGCACTCCGTCGGGGGACTCGTGGAGATCTACGTCACAGCCTGA
- the OTOP2 gene encoding proton channel OTOP2: MTDEPVRKDSEIRRLSSSMGCGLKDDKASLASSQIAPFSHQPHRPPSTPASKEVWKKGGRMFSILLAVHLALLACTLVSSGAFEKIAVHDYDVFFLLTVMMLIVIAWIIFYLASTSRCPDAIPCRDSHAGPIWLRGGLILFAIFSLVMDVFKIGYYSSFYSCLSAIKIIYPIVQAIFVVVQTYFLWISAKDCVHVHLNVTRCGLMLTLTTNLAVWMSAVTDESVHKAHSKFRKNVTEELFRWLLKVGMRSSSAEECNCNSQICQIFNNGYFWLYPFNIEYSLFASAMVYVMWKNVGRFIDHHSHHIHRLKFRLFQRTFFVGIVLGLIILVSGLGVLVLYEVQINSSTESSKKSQALSMYYIFNIVCLGLMSLVCIGGSVIYRFDKRDMDRHKNPTRTLDVALLMGSALGQYAISYYSIVAIVASTPRDAVSALNLTYALLMIAQHTFQNIFIIEGLHRQPPKEDHRCDSHQKDLYGLTFANINAVSLRVPDSGSTLASTTASGAEGIHTSDFIRSLTAPKMNWRRKFLREISMFLLLSNIILWIMPAFGARPQFDNDTELNFYGDSMWPAIVDICLPFGIFYRMHAVASLLEVYIMS; the protein is encoded by the exons ATGACCGACGAGCCTGTGCGGAAGGACAGCGAGATCAGACGCCTCAGCTCCAGCATGGGCTGTGGACTCAAGGATGACAAAGCCAGCCTGGCCTCCAGTCAGATCGCGCCTTTCAGCCACCAGCCTCATCGCCCCCCCTCCACTCCTGCCTCCAAGGAGGTGTGGAAGAAAGGTGGCCGCATGTTCTCCATCCTGCTGGCCGTGCACTTAGCCCTGCTGGCCTGCACGCTGGTGAGCAGCGGGGCTTTCGAGAAGATCGCCGTGCACGATTACGATGTCTTCTTCCTGCTGACCGTCATGATGCTGATAGTCATCGCGTGGATCATCTTCTACCTCGCCAGCACGTCCCGCTGCCCAGACGCCATCCCCTGCAGAGACTCCCATGCTGGGCCCATCTGGCTGAGAG GAGGCCTGATCCTGTTTGCCATTTTCAGCCTCGTCATGGACGTGTTCAAAATAGGATATTACTCGAGCTTCTACAGCTGCCTGTCGGCAATCAAAATAATCTACCCCATTGTGCAAGCAATATTTGTGGTCGTCCAG ACATACTTCCTGTGGATCTCTGCCAAAGACTGCGTCCATGTCCACCTGAACGTCACCAG GTGTGGCCTGATGCTAACGCTGACTACGAACTTGGCGGTGTGGATGTCGGCAGTGACAGATGAGTCGGTTCACAAAGCGCATTCAAAGTTCAGGAAAAACGTGACAGAAGAACTTTTCAGATGGCTCCTGAAAG TGGGAATGAGAAGCAGCTCAGCCGAAGAGTGCAACTGCAACAGCCAAATCTGCCAGATCTTCAATAATGGCTACTTTTGGCTGTATCCCTTTAATATTGAGTACAGTCTCTTTGCCTCTGCCATGGTCTATGTCATGTGGAAGAACGTCGGACGCTTCATAGACCACCATTCCCACCACATTCACCGCCTGAAGTTCAGGCTCTTTCAAAGGACCTTCTTTGTAGGCATCGTGTTGGGCCTCATCATTCTGGTGAGTGGTTTGGGAGTCCTTGTTCTTTATGAGGTGCAGATAAATTCCAGCACTGAATCCAGCAAGAAGAGCCAAGCACTCTCCATGTACTACATCTTCAACATTGTTTGCCTGGGCCTGATGTCTCTTGTCTGCATCGGTGGCTCTGTCATCTACCGGTTtgacaagagagacatggatcGGCACAAGAACCCAACTAGGACCTTGGATGTAGCCCTGCTGATGGGTTCAGCCTTGGGGCAATACGCTATTTCTTACTACTCCATTGTGGCCATTGTAGCCAGCACACCAAGGGACGCTGTCAGTGCGCTCAACCTCACCTATGCCCTCCTAATGATTGCCCAGCACACCTTCCAGAACATCTTCATCATCGAAGGCCTCCATCGGCAACCCCCCAAGGAAGACCACAGGTGCGATTCTCACCAGAAGGATCTCTACGGACTCACCTTTGCCAACATCAACGCAGTGTCCCTCCGTGTGCCCGACAGTGGCAGCACCTTGGCCTCCACCACTGCCTCTGGAGCTGAAGGCATCCATACTTCTGACTTCATAAGGTCCCTCACTGCCCCCAAGATGAACTGGAGGAGGAAGTTCTTACGGGAGATCTCCATGTTCCTCCTGCTGAGCAATATCATA CTCTGGATCATGCCAGCGTTTGGTGCCCGGCCCCAGTTTGACAATGACACGGAACTGAACTTCTATGGCGATTCCATGTGGCCAGCTATCGTGGACATCTGCCTGCCCTTTGGGATCTTCTACCGAATGCACGCAGTGGCCAGTTTGCTGGAGGTCTACATCATGTCCTAA